A region of Planktomarina temperata RCA23 DNA encodes the following proteins:
- a CDS encoding alpha/beta fold hydrolase: MLKPLLISCGLMLPNWALAQDCVILLHGLARSEASFALMARSLRGQGYHVVNPEFSTRGKPIEALVSETLPEAVAGCGARRLHFVTHSLGGIMVRAYLAWAKPENLGHVVMLGPPNKGSEVVDAMQALAAFDWVNGPAGRQLGTDASSFPNRLPRVNFSLGIIAGTVSFNPVYSNFIDGPDDGKVSVESTRVEGMRDHLILPVSHSFMMNNPLVIAQVSHYLKTGAFDASLTLREVSLDMILKALRLRSGDPHRP, translated from the coding sequence ATGCTCAAACCTCTTTTAATCTCCTGTGGCCTCATGCTGCCCAATTGGGCCTTGGCGCAAGATTGTGTGATCTTGCTGCATGGGTTGGCGCGCAGCGAAGCCTCTTTTGCTTTGATGGCGCGGAGCCTGCGGGGGCAGGGGTATCACGTGGTGAACCCAGAATTTTCCACGCGGGGCAAGCCGATTGAGGCTTTGGTGAGTGAAACTTTGCCGGAGGCTGTCGCGGGCTGTGGTGCGCGGCGGCTCCATTTTGTGACCCATTCTTTGGGTGGTATTATGGTACGGGCCTATCTGGCCTGGGCCAAGCCTGAAAACTTAGGCCATGTGGTGATGCTCGGCCCGCCGAATAAGGGCTCAGAGGTGGTGGATGCGATGCAGGCACTCGCGGCCTTTGATTGGGTCAATGGACCGGCAGGGCGGCAATTGGGCACAGACGCCAGCAGTTTTCCAAACCGCTTGCCAAGGGTCAATTTTTCACTGGGCATCATTGCCGGCACGGTCAGTTTTAACCCGGTCTATTCCAATTTCATTGACGGGCCGGATGATGGGAAAGTCTCCGTCGAGAGCACCCGTGTGGAAGGGATGCGCGACCATTTGATATTGCCTGTGTCTCACAGTTTCATGATGAACAACCCATTGGTCATTGCGCAAGTATCTCACTACTTAAAGACTGGAGCTTTTGATGCCAGCCTCACCCTGCGCGAGGTCAGCTTGGATATGATCCTCAAGGCCTTAAGGCTACGCTCAGGCGACCCGCATCGTCCGTGA
- the purE gene encoding 5-(carboxyamino)imidazole ribonucleotide mutase — protein sequence MVHVGIIMGSQSDWPTMKHAAEILDALDIPYESKIVSAHRTPDRLWDYGTSAVERGLKVIIAGAGGAAHLPGMVASKTRIPVVGVPVQTKALSGVDSLYSILQMPKGYPVATMAIGPAGAANAGLMAAGILATQDPDIAARLDAWRAALSASIPQEPVDE from the coding sequence ATGGTGCATGTCGGAATAATAATGGGCAGCCAATCAGATTGGCCAACAATGAAACATGCCGCCGAAATTCTCGACGCCTTGGACATTCCCTATGAAAGCAAAATAGTTTCAGCCCATAGAACGCCAGACCGCCTTTGGGATTATGGCACAAGCGCGGTGGAGCGAGGCTTGAAAGTGATTATCGCAGGCGCCGGCGGGGCGGCGCATTTGCCCGGCATGGTGGCCTCAAAAACCCGCATCCCAGTTGTGGGCGTGCCTGTGCAAACCAAAGCGCTCTCAGGGGTCGACAGCCTCTATTCGATCCTTCAGATGCCAAAGGGCTATCCCGTGGCCACCATGGCGATTGGGCCGGCCGGTGCGGCCAACGCCGGGCTGATGGCAGCTGGCATTTTGGCCACGCAGGATCCAGACATCGCCGCAAGGCTTGACGCCTGGCGCGCGGCCCTATCCGCCTCTATTCCCCAGGAGCCCGTTGATGAGTAA
- the groL gene encoding chaperonin GroEL (60 kDa chaperone family; promotes refolding of misfolded polypeptides especially under stressful conditions; forms two stacked rings of heptamers to form a barrel-shaped 14mer; ends can be capped by GroES; misfolded proteins enter the barrel where they are refolded when GroES binds) — MAAKDVKFGTDARNRMLNGVNILADAVKVTLGPKGRNVVLDKSFGAPRITKDGVSVAKEIELEDKFENMGAQMVKEVASRTNDEAGDGTTTATVLAQAIVREGMKSVAAGMNPMDLKRGIDAATTAVVNAIKAAARPVTDSAEVAQVGTISANGEADIGQQIADAMQRVGNEGVITVEENKGLETETVVVEGMQFDRGYLSPYFVTNPDKMTTELEDAIILLHEKKLSSLQPMVPLLEQVIQSGKPLLIVAEDVEGEALATLVVNKLRGGLKIAAVKAPGFGDRRKAMLQDLAILTGGQVISEDLGMKLESVTMDMLGSAKRVSITKDETTIVDGLGEKAEIEARVAQIRGQIEETSSDYDREKLQERVAKLAGGVAVIRVGGMTEVEVKERKDRVDDALNATRAAVQEGVVVGGGVALVQAGKVLADLEGANPDQTAGIKIVARAIEAPLRQIAENAGVDGAVVAGKVRESSDLAFGFNAQTEEYGDLFAFGVIDPAKVVRTALEDAASVAGLLITTEAMVADKPEKAGAAGGGMPDMGGMGGMGGMM, encoded by the coding sequence ATGGCAGCAAAAGACGTCAAATTTGGCACCGATGCACGCAACCGTATGTTAAACGGTGTGAACATTCTGGCCGATGCCGTAAAAGTGACATTGGGCCCGAAAGGCCGCAATGTTGTTCTGGACAAATCTTTCGGTGCACCGCGCATCACAAAAGACGGTGTCTCAGTGGCAAAAGAGATCGAACTGGAAGATAAGTTCGAAAACATGGGTGCGCAGATGGTCAAAGAAGTGGCCTCACGCACCAATGACGAAGCGGGCGACGGCACAACCACAGCGACTGTTTTGGCTCAAGCCATCGTGCGCGAAGGTATGAAATCCGTAGCCGCTGGCATGAACCCAATGGATCTTAAGCGTGGCATCGATGCGGCGACAACAGCTGTTGTCAACGCGATCAAAGCCGCTGCACGTCCAGTGACCGACAGCGCAGAAGTTGCGCAAGTGGGTACAATCTCAGCCAATGGCGAAGCTGACATTGGCCAACAGATCGCAGATGCGATGCAGCGTGTTGGCAATGAAGGCGTTATCACGGTTGAAGAAAACAAGGGTCTGGAAACAGAAACCGTTGTTGTCGAAGGCATGCAGTTTGACCGCGGTTACCTGTCACCTTACTTTGTCACCAACCCTGACAAAATGACAACTGAGCTGGAAGATGCGATCATCTTGCTGCACGAAAAGAAGCTCTCCTCTTTGCAGCCAATGGTGCCTTTGCTCGAGCAAGTTATTCAATCCGGCAAGCCTTTGTTGATTGTCGCGGAAGATGTTGAAGGCGAAGCCTTGGCAACTTTGGTTGTGAACAAATTGCGCGGTGGTTTGAAAATTGCAGCAGTGAAAGCCCCTGGTTTCGGCGATCGCCGCAAAGCCATGTTGCAAGACCTTGCAATTTTGACCGGCGGCCAGGTGATCTCTGAAGATCTTGGTATGAAGCTTGAGTCTGTCACAATGGACATGCTGGGCTCTGCCAAGCGCGTTTCCATCACCAAAGACGAAACAACCATCGTAGACGGTTTGGGCGAGAAAGCTGAAATCGAAGCACGTGTGGCACAGATCCGTGGTCAAATCGAAGAAACATCTTCTGATTACGACCGTGAGAAACTGCAAGAGCGCGTTGCCAAATTGGCTGGCGGTGTTGCTGTGATCCGTGTGGGTGGCATGACCGAAGTTGAAGTGAAAGAACGCAAAGACCGTGTTGACGATGCTTTGAACGCGACCCGTGCGGCCGTGCAAGAAGGTGTTGTTGTCGGCGGCGGTGTTGCTTTGGTACAGGCTGGTAAAGTACTGGCTGACCTTGAAGGCGCCAATCCAGATCAAACTGCGGGCATCAAAATCGTTGCGCGCGCCATCGAAGCGCCTCTGCGCCAAATCGCAGAAAATGCGGGTGTTGATGGTGCGGTTGTCGCTGGCAAGGTCCGTGAAAGCTCCGATCTGGCTTTTGGTTTCAATGCGCAAACCGAAGAATATGGTGATCTCTTCGCTTTCGGCGTGATTGATCCGGCCAAAGTTGTCCGTACAGCTTTGGAAGATGCAGCCTCTGTTGCGGGTCTGTTGATCACAACCGAAGCTATGGTTGCAGATAAGCCAGAAAAAGCCGGCGCGGCTGGCGGCGGCATGCCCGATATGGGTGGCATGGGCGGCATGGGCGGCATGATGTAA
- a CDS encoding 5-(carboxyamino)imidazole ribonucleotide synthase, translating into MSNPLPLGACIGILGGGQLGRMLAVAASRLGLKTHIFEPGANPPAGHVAHQVTTASYEDDAALRRFAQSVDVITYEFENIPTSALDILEQIRPIHPGRRALAISQDRLSEKEFLTGLGLKVAPYANVTTAAEAEAAAQSIGTPSILKTRRMGYDGKGQIRLKDASDMAEAWQAMQGAPSVLEGFINFSHEVSVIAARASDGQVACYDLGENVHREGILHSTTVPASLSAAQRMDAVLLAGQILNALDYVGVMGVELFVTADGLIVNEIAPRVHNSGHWTQNGCDICQFEQHIRAVAGWPLGDGSRHSDIRMENLIGADMDRVPELRKTNAALHLYGKSEVKPGRKMGHVNFRT; encoded by the coding sequence ATGAGTAACCCTCTGCCCCTCGGGGCCTGCATTGGAATTTTGGGTGGTGGCCAATTGGGCCGTATGCTCGCAGTGGCCGCCAGCCGTTTGGGGCTAAAGACGCATATTTTTGAGCCCGGCGCCAATCCTCCGGCCGGTCACGTGGCCCATCAAGTCACCACCGCCTCCTATGAGGATGACGCGGCGCTGCGCCGTTTTGCCCAATCGGTGGATGTGATTACCTATGAATTTGAGAATATCCCGACCTCGGCTCTGGATATCCTCGAGCAGATCCGCCCTATTCATCCAGGCCGCCGAGCCTTGGCCATCTCACAAGACCGCCTGTCAGAGAAAGAGTTTCTCACCGGGCTGGGGCTCAAAGTGGCGCCCTATGCCAATGTGACCACCGCGGCAGAGGCGGAAGCGGCCGCCCAATCCATCGGCACCCCATCCATACTGAAAACCCGCCGGATGGGATATGACGGCAAGGGGCAAATCCGGCTCAAAGACGCTTCAGATATGGCCGAGGCATGGCAGGCCATGCAGGGCGCGCCCTCCGTTTTGGAGGGCTTTATCAATTTCAGCCATGAGGTCTCTGTCATCGCCGCCCGCGCCAGTGATGGTCAGGTCGCCTGCTATGATCTGGGCGAGAATGTGCACCGCGAGGGAATTTTGCACAGCACGACAGTGCCGGCCAGTTTAAGCGCCGCCCAACGCATGGATGCCGTTCTATTGGCCGGACAAATCCTGAATGCTCTGGATTATGTCGGTGTGATGGGCGTCGAGCTGTTCGTGACCGCAGACGGGTTGATCGTCAATGAGATTGCCCCGCGCGTGCACAACTCAGGTCATTGGACCCAAAACGGCTGCGATATTTGCCAATTTGAGCAGCATATCCGCGCCGTGGCCGGCTGGCCCTTGGGCGATGGCAGCCGCCACAGTGATATACGCATGGAAAATCTGATTGGAGCCGATATGGATCGTGTGCCAGAGCTGCGCAAAACCAATGCGGCCTTGCATTTATATGGCAAATCGGAGGTCAAACCCGGCCGCAAGATGGGTCATGTCAACTTTCGCACATAA
- a CDS encoding co-chaperone GroES — protein MAFTPLHDRVLVERVEGEEKTAGGLIIPDSAKEKPAEGVIVAAGAGLRDDDGDRIALDVKTGDKVLFGKWSGTEVTVDGKDLLIMKESDILGVIS, from the coding sequence ATGGCATTTACCCCTCTGCACGACCGTGTTCTTGTCGAACGCGTTGAAGGTGAAGAAAAAACTGCGGGTGGTTTGATCATCCCAGACAGCGCCAAAGAAAAGCCAGCCGAAGGCGTCATCGTCGCCGCAGGCGCAGGTTTGCGTGACGATGATGGCGATCGCATCGCTTTGGACGTCAAAACAGGTGACAAAGTTCTGTTCGGCAAATGGTCCGGTACAGAAGTGACCGTTGACGGCAAAGATCTGTTGATCATGAAAGAAAGCGATATCCTGGGTGTGATCTCCTAA
- a CDS encoding bifunctional sulfate adenylyltransferase/adenylylsulfate kinase: protein MQNNLTPIPELYVSYDSAQKMKLEAAELTSWDLTPRQVCDLELLMNGGFNPLKGFLGQADYDSVVAHMRLSDGALWPMPITLDVSEAFASSLELGQDIALRDPEGVILATMTVTDRWTPDKDREAEQVFGTNDMAHPAVNYLHNTAGAVYLGGPVTGIQQPVHYDFRGRRDTPNELRAYFRKMGWRRVVAFQTRNPLHRAHQELTFRAAKEAQANLLIHPVVGMTKPGDIDHFTRVRCYEAVLDQYPSSTTAMSLLNLAMRMGGPREAVWHGLIRANHGCTHFIVGRDHAGPGKNSAGEDFYGPYEAQDLFRKYEAEIGLEMVDFKHMVYVQDRAQYEPADEVEDGCTVLNISGTELRRRLSEGLDIPEWFSFPQVVAELRKSRPPRAQQGFTVFFTGFSGSGKSTIANALMVKLIEMGGRPVTLLDGDIVRKNLSSELGFSKEHRDLNIRRIGYVASEITKNGGIAICAPIAPYATTRQAVREDVEAFGAFVEVHVATSIEECERRDRKGLYKLARAGKIKEFTGISDPYDVPNAPELRLETESVEVDNCAHQVLLKLESMGLIGA from the coding sequence ATGCAAAACAATTTAACACCGATCCCCGAATTATACGTCAGCTATGACAGCGCGCAGAAAATGAAGCTCGAGGCGGCAGAGCTCACCTCCTGGGATCTCACGCCGCGGCAGGTCTGCGATTTGGAATTGCTGATGAACGGCGGGTTCAATCCCTTGAAGGGATTCTTGGGACAGGCTGATTATGACAGCGTGGTGGCCCATATGCGTTTGAGTGACGGGGCGCTTTGGCCCATGCCAATCACTTTGGATGTGAGTGAGGCATTTGCCAGCAGCCTTGAGTTGGGCCAAGATATCGCTTTGCGTGACCCAGAGGGCGTCATTCTCGCGACCATGACCGTAACAGACCGCTGGACACCCGACAAAGACCGCGAAGCCGAACAGGTTTTTGGCACCAATGACATGGCCCATCCGGCTGTCAATTATCTGCACAATACCGCAGGGGCGGTCTATCTCGGTGGACCCGTGACGGGCATTCAACAGCCAGTTCATTACGACTTTCGCGGCCGGCGCGATACCCCCAATGAGCTGCGCGCCTATTTTCGGAAAATGGGTTGGCGCCGCGTGGTGGCGTTTCAAACCCGCAACCCGCTGCATCGGGCTCACCAAGAGTTAACCTTCCGCGCCGCCAAGGAGGCCCAGGCCAATCTGCTCATTCACCCGGTGGTGGGCATGACCAAACCCGGCGACATCGATCACTTCACCCGCGTGCGCTGCTATGAGGCGGTCCTTGATCAATACCCATCCTCGACCACGGCGATGTCGCTGCTCAATTTGGCAATGCGCATGGGCGGGCCGCGCGAGGCGGTATGGCACGGGCTTATTCGCGCCAACCATGGCTGCACCCATTTCATCGTCGGCCGCGACCATGCCGGACCGGGGAAAAATTCAGCAGGAGAAGATTTCTACGGCCCCTATGAGGCGCAAGACCTGTTTCGCAAATATGAGGCGGAAATTGGCCTGGAGATGGTGGATTTCAAACATATGGTATACGTGCAGGACCGCGCCCAATATGAGCCCGCCGATGAAGTTGAAGACGGCTGCACGGTGCTAAATATCTCCGGCACAGAGCTGCGCCGGCGCCTGTCGGAGGGCTTGGACATTCCCGAATGGTTCAGCTTCCCCCAGGTGGTGGCCGAATTGCGTAAATCACGACCACCGCGGGCGCAACAGGGATTTACCGTCTTTTTCACCGGGTTTTCTGGATCAGGAAAATCAACAATTGCAAATGCTTTGATGGTAAAGCTCATAGAGATGGGCGGTCGGCCGGTGACCTTGCTGGACGGGGATATTGTGCGCAAGAATCTATCCTCGGAACTGGGATTTTCCAAAGAACACCGCGACCTGAACATTCGCCGGATCGGCTATGTGGCCTCGGAAATCACCAAAAATGGCGGCATCGCCATCTGCGCCCCCATCGCCCCCTATGCCACCACACGGCAGGCCGTGCGCGAAGATGTGGAGGCTTTTGGAGCCTTTGTGGAGGTGCATGTCGCCACCTCCATCGAAGAATGCGAACGGCGTGACCGCAAAGGCCTGTACAAATTGGCCCGCGCTGGAAAAATCAAGGAATTCACAGGTATTTCAGATCCCTATGATGTGCCCAACGCACCGGAATTGCGGCTCGAAACTGAGAGTGTCGAGGTCGACAATTGCGCCCATCAGGTCTTGCTCAAACTGGAGAGCATGGGTCTCATCGGCGCATAG
- a CDS encoding YdcH family protein, producing MAGSQQLNPQEVMTIQLAVLRQEHRDLDLAISALVDRAGDQLAVKRLKQKKLHLKDKIARLEDELTPDIIA from the coding sequence ATGGCAGGCAGTCAACAACTCAATCCGCAAGAGGTTATGACCATTCAACTTGCCGTGCTTCGCCAAGAGCACCGCGATCTTGATCTCGCCATTTCTGCCTTGGTGGACCGCGCCGGTGACCAGCTGGCGGTGAAACGCCTGAAACAGAAAAAACTCCACCTTAAGGATAAAATCGCCAGGCTTGAGGATGAACTTACCCCCGATATTATTGCCTAA
- a CDS encoding DUF1150 family protein, with protein MKDQFGVLEDRIVYLKPIDKADLPEEIFEETGEIEQLWSVHNSEGEQLALVGDLAQAYDMAREFRYSPMTLH; from the coding sequence ATGAAAGATCAATTCGGCGTTTTAGAAGATCGCATTGTTTATCTCAAACCAATTGATAAGGCCGATCTTCCAGAGGAAATTTTTGAAGAAACCGGGGAGATTGAGCAACTCTGGTCGGTGCATAACTCCGAAGGTGAGCAATTGGCATTGGTTGGGGATTTAGCCCAAGCCTATGACATGGCCCGCGAGTTTCGCTACTCGCCAATGACTTTACATTAG
- a CDS encoding Hsp20 family protein, which translates to MSKLTLGTHPFLLGFDQLERLVERTAKTGNEGYPPYNIEQTSENSYRITLAVAGFAEDDLTITVEDRQLVILGRQGEETGERVYLHRGIAARQFQRTFVLADGVDVGAAIMEHGLLHIDLKRALPETVIQKIEIQKGS; encoded by the coding sequence ATGTCTAAATTGACTCTTGGAACTCATCCGTTCCTTTTGGGCTTTGACCAGCTTGAACGTTTGGTTGAGCGTACGGCCAAAACGGGTAACGAAGGCTACCCGCCGTACAATATCGAACAGACTTCAGAAAACTCTTACCGCATCACACTGGCCGTGGCTGGTTTTGCGGAAGACGACCTCACAATCACTGTGGAGGACCGGCAATTGGTGATCCTGGGCCGGCAGGGCGAGGAGACCGGCGAGCGGGTTTATCTGCACCGCGGCATCGCTGCGCGGCAGTTTCAGCGGACCTTTGTTTTGGCCGATGGCGTCGATGTTGGGGCTGCGATTATGGAGCATGGGTTGTTGCATATTGACCTCAAGCGCGCTCTACCAGAGACTGTTATACAGAAGATTGAAATCCAGAAAGGATCCTGA